In a single window of the Flavobacterium ammoniigenes genome:
- a CDS encoding acyl-CoA thioesterase, with product MKDHQIQVRVRYSETDQMGVVYHGNYIPYFEMGRVEWLRNKGVSYKKMEEEGIALPIVSMNINYKKSARYDELLTVHTAFKSQSSVKIEFDCKIFNELNELLTTAEFILVFVSLKTGRPIAPPDYILDLLKDME from the coding sequence TGAAACAGACCAAATGGGGGTAGTTTATCATGGAAATTACATTCCTTATTTTGAAATGGGTCGAGTGGAATGGCTTAGAAATAAGGGGGTTTCGTATAAAAAAATGGAAGAAGAAGGAATTGCGCTTCCCATTGTTTCTATGAATATTAATTATAAAAAATCAGCACGATACGATGAGTTGCTAACGGTTCACACAGCTTTCAAAAGTCAATCTTCTGTCAAGATAGAATTTGATTGTAAGATTTTTAATGAATTGAATGAGTTATTAACAACTGCCGAATTTATATTGGTTTTTGTGTCGCTAAAAACGGGTCGCCCAATAGCCCCTCCAGATTATATTTTGGATCTTCTAAAAGATATGGAATAA